TCGCGGTGCAAAAGCCGCAATGCACGCACTTTCGCAGGATCGCGTCGGCCTCGCGGCCGTCCGCGGTGTCGCGGATGAAATCGGCAAGCCGGGTCTGCATGCTCAGAAATCCTCGTAGAGGCGGCCGGGGTTGAACACGCCGGCGGGGTCGAACGCGTGCTTGAGGCGGCGATGGATCGTCACCAGCGGGGCGGACAGCGGCTGGAACACCGCGCCGCCACGGTCGCCGCCGCGAAAGCACGTGGCATGGCCACCGAGCGCTGCGGCGCGTGCGCGCACGGCGGCCGGCACGGGCATGCCGGCGATCCAGCGCAGGCCGCCGCCCCATTCGATCAGCTGGCGCCCGGGCAGCTCCAGCGCCGGCGCGGTGCTCGGCAGGGCGAGCCGCCACAGGGTCTCCCCGGCGGCGAGCAGAAAAGGCCCGCTGCGCTGCTCGCGCACGTCCTGCCACAACGCCGCAGCCGCAGCCTCGTCGACGGTTTCGCCGCCGAGGCGGCCGGCCGCGGCCCGTACCGCAGCCTCCGCCCCCGACAGGCGCAGATGAAGCGCCCCCTCGCACCAGCAGCTGGCCGACACCGGCAGCGGCTGCCCGCCCCACTCGTTCATGCGTGCGAGCGCATCGGCTTCGTCGCATTCGAAACGCAGCGTGCGCTCGGCGACGGGCCGCGGCAGCACCTTCAGCGACACTTCGAGGACGACGCCCAAGGTGCCCAGACTGCCCGCGATCAGGCGCGACAGATCGTAGCCGGCGACGTTCTTCATCACCCGCCCGCCGAAATTCAGCACCTCGCCGCGCCCGTCGAGGATCTTCACCCCGAGCACGAAGTCGCGCACTGCGCCCGCGCTCGCCCGCCGCGGGCCGGCGAGTCCGGCAGCGACCGCGCCGCCCACCGTCGCGGCGGCACCGAAGTGCGGCGGCTCGCAGGCGAGGAACTGGTTCTGCCCGGCGAGCAAGGCCTCGAGTTCGGCCAGCGGAGTGCCGCCGCGCACCGTCACCACCAGCTCGGTGGGCTCGTAGCTCACCACGCCGGTGTTGGCGCGCAGATCGAAGATTTCGCCTGCCGGCGCCCGTCCGTAGAAATCCTTGGTACCGCCTGCGCGCAGACACAGCGCGCGCTTGTCCGCCACGGCCATGCGCACCCGCTCGCTCCATTCGCGCTCGATGGCGGTCATCGCCTCATTCATCGTCCACCTCGTCCCGCCGGATCAATCGGCCCAGGCCTGCGCCCGTTGCATTCCCATCCAATCGACACTGCCCGCCCGCCTTGCGCACACCCTCGCCCTCTCCGCCTTCCCGTCGCCAGTGCCCACCGCCAGGCGGCCCGTCGTCCTCTTCCTGCGCCGGCCGGCGGTGGGAACGCCCGCCGACAGTCCGCAGCGCCAGCCAGGCGCCGACCAGCGACATCACCGGCACCGCCACCAGCAGGAACTGCACCCAGCCCTTGTCCGCCATCGCCGTCCACGCCTTCAGAAACGCGGGATGTCCGGGTAGGGGACATGGTCGCGGCTGACCCGCATGCGGCCGTATTCGGCGCAGCGGTTCAGGGTTGGAATCGCCTTGCCCGGGTTGAGCAGGCCGGGAGGGTCGAACGCGGCCTTGACGCGGAAGAACTGGCGCACTTCGGCGGGGCTGAACTGGACGCACATCTGGTTGATCTTTTCCAGCCCGACGCCATGCTCGCCGGTGATGGTGCCGCCGAGCGCCACCGACAATTCGAGGATCTCGGCGCCGAAGGCCTCGGCACGCTCGAATTCGTCGGCCTGGTTGGCGTCGAACAGGATCAGCGGATGCAGGTTGCCGTCGCCGGCATGGAACACGTTCATGCAGCGCAGCCGGTACCGCTCTTCCATCTGCTGGATGGCCGTGAGCATCTCGCCCACGCGCTTGCGCGGGATGGTGCCGTCCATGCAGTAGTAGTCGGGCGAAATCCGCCCCGCGGCGGGGAAGGCCGCCTTGCGCCCGGCCCAGAATCTGAGCCGCTCGGCCTCGTCGCGCGACACGCGCAGCTCGGTGGCGCCGCTGTCCTCGAGCACCCGGCATACGCGCGCGACCTCCTCGGCCACTTCCTCGGCGGTGCCGTCGGCCTCGCACAGCAGGATGGCCT
The window above is part of the Thauera aromatica K172 genome. Proteins encoded here:
- the glcE gene encoding glycolate oxidase subunit GlcE; the encoded protein is MTAIEREWSERVRMAVADKRALCLRAGGTKDFYGRAPAGEIFDLRANTGVVSYEPTELVVTVRGGTPLAELEALLAGQNQFLACEPPHFGAAATVGGAVAAGLAGPRRASAGAVRDFVLGVKILDGRGEVLNFGGRVMKNVAGYDLSRLIAGSLGTLGVVLEVSLKVLPRPVAERTLRFECDEADALARMNEWGGQPLPVSASCWCEGALHLRLSGAEAAVRAAAGRLGGETVDEAAAAALWQDVREQRSGPFLLAAGETLWRLALPSTAPALELPGRQLIEWGGGLRWIAGMPVPAAVRARAAALGGHATCFRGGDRGGAVFQPLSAPLVTIHRRLKHAFDPAGVFNPGRLYEDF